CGATCGTCGCCGTCCCGGCGTCGGCGTTCTCGTGGACGGTCCGGTAGTGCTCGAGGCCGTCCGCGTCGTCGAAGTACAGCTTCGACTGCATCGTGTCGTAGTACGGGATGGTCCCGTTCTGGTAGTCGTTGATGTTCACCGGTTGTCCGTCCTCGTGGCCCTCGGGCGTCACGTAGTGTTCGTAGTTCGGCCCGGACCACGCGGTGATCGCGGAGAACTTCCCGGCCGCCATCTCGTAGTCGATCATCACGTACCGCAGCTCCTCGTTGGTGGCGCCCTCGGACAGCGACTCGAGTTCCTCGGTGGACTTGTCGGCCGGGTTCTCGCCGGCGGCGATGGTATCCAGCACCAGTTCGCCGCGTTCCTCGGACTCGGCGGTCAGGAACGACGAGGCGGACGGCGCGTTCTGCTGGAACGGGTTCGCGTGGGGGATCCGCTCTCCCTGCGTCGTTATCAGGTGGCCGTAGTCCCACCACGACATCACGCCGTAGGCCCCGTCCGGATAGTCGTAATCGCCGTCGGCGGGGGCGCCGTACGTTCCGAAGTACTCGAGTTGATCGGCGTTTTCGTGCTCGCCCCAGTTGCCCGGCGCGGGCGTGTTCTCGGCGAGCCACTCGTTCGATCCCTCCCAGACCATCGCGTCGCCGGACGGACCGGTGCTTTCGGCCTGTTCCCAGGAGGACGTGCCATCGGCGGCGATCGGCGGGAGCAGCGGCGCGAACAGCAGGATGACGACGAGGAAGAGCACGATCACCTGGTAGGTCTCGATCCCTCGAATCGACTCGAGGCTCGCCGTGAGATCCAGATCGAAGAGACGAACGAACTCCGCGACGAACGCGGCGTTGACGACCGCGATCGCCAGCACCAGATAGTACATGAAGCGAACCTGCGTCGCGGCCATGCTGATCAGGAACAGCGCCCAGACGACGACGAGCGTGTGCTCGGCTCGGATTCTGCGACCGAACAGCGGCCGAATGACGACGAAGGCGAGACCGGCGAGCATGGTGTAGAACGCGCTTCCGAACTCGCTGAAGACGCTATCGAAGAAGTCCTCCGGGGGCTGAGCCTCGGAAATCGTGAGATCGGTGGCCGTTCCGCCGAACGGGAGCATGCGCCGCGTCGCGTTCCCGACGATCGAATCGAATATACTGGGGAGGAGGAGCCACATCGCCAGCAGCGCCGCGGCGATGAGACCGCCGATGGCGACGGGGTAGTACCGTCGCTCGATGTCGCGATCGTTCCACTGGCGGGCGAGCCAGGCCATGAAGACACAGCCGACGGCCACGAGGAAGGCAGCGAGGGGCTGGAGCAGTCCGAAGCTCGTCGAACTCGTGCTACCGGGGTTTTCCATCAGGAGGAGCGTCAGGATCGTGGTCACGCCGAGGCTCACCGCGCCGACGAAGGCGACGTGGTCCGGCGAGATCCCGCGGAGGTAGTCCAGACAGAGCTGCACGGCGAAGAACACGCCGAAGATACCGACCAGAAGGACCGCGGAGGGCCAGACCCAGATGTATAGGGTGAGCGCGACCCCTGCGAGAACGCTGTAGATGGTCGACGTTCGCAGCGCGTCCCAGTCCCTGTCGACGACAAGTTCGTAGATCGGCTGGTCGCGTTCGGCGACGGTCAGCGCGACCATCATCGTGACGACGGAAATCGCCATGAACAGCACCTCGCCGATGTGGTGGTCGAGCTGGCCGACCGTCGATCGCGTCAGGAACTGTCCCTTCGCGAGTGCGAGCACGAGGACGGAGACGATGCCCCCGAGCGTGCCGCCGAGGCGCCGACCCGCGTAAAAGACCGGGATCGCCACGAGCGCGGCCATCGCCGGGATCATCAAGAGCGCGACGGTGTAGACGGTCTCCGGCGACGGATCGCCGAGCCCGACGATCATCGCGACCGTGACAATTAGCTGGTCGAACAGCGTCCCGAACTGACCGACGTAGTTCCCTTCCGGAAACCCGGTCCATACCTCGTAGGGCATCGTGTTCGGGTAGTTCTCCGCCGTCCATTCGATCGTCCGCCACTGATACCACGAGTCGACCCCCGCCAGTGCGGGCGAGCCGTCTTCGGTGACAAATTGGTCGTACGCCTGGGTCCGCACCCAGAACATAAACAGCATCACAGCCCCGATTAGGGGGATGTGATACCAGTCAGACCACGTCTCGAGGAGAGAGGGTGACGTCTCAGACTCCTCCTCGACGTGTTCGGTATCCGTACTCATTAGGATGCACCAGACACAAGTGGAGAATAAGCCTTGTCATCTACCGGCCGCCGTTTGATATCCGGGCTCCCTAATACCTACAACGCCGGTAGTTTTCTCCCCGACTGATTATCGATACGCGATGGACGTTCGACGCTCGAGGACTGATTATCCGAGGTGTCCGAAGGAAAAGGCTTATTCTGCGTTCATTGCAATCGAGTCTCGATGAAGGTCTCCGTCGTCATCTGTACCTACGCGATGGACCGCTACGACGTCTTCTCCGAGTGCGTCGACAGCGTCCTCTCACAAACCTACGCCTCGCTCGAAGTTGTCATCCTCGTCGACGGGAACGAACCGGTCTTCGAACGCGTCCAGAACGATTACGGAGCCCTCGAGAACGTCGTCTTGCACTGCAACGACGAGAATCAGGGGATTTCGTACAGTCGGACTCGAGGCGCCGAGATCGCCACCGGTGACGTCGTCGCGTTTATCGATGACGATGCAGTGGCTGAGCCGGACTGGGTTGCTGAGTTGGCTCGCGTCTACGAGGAGACCGACGCCCTCGCCGTCGGCGGCCACGTCGCCCCCGACTGGGTGACCGAGAAACCTGACTTCTTCCCGGCAGAGTTCTACTGGTTAGTGGGTTGTGACGAGCGCGGCATGGGCGAGCACATGGAGGAACTGCGGAACACGTACGGCTCGAATATCTCGTTTCGCCGTGAGGTGTTCTTGAACGTCGGCGGCTACGACGAGAACACGGGCCGCCACGGCGATCGGCACATCCAGGCTCACGAGGCGCCGGTTTGTATCCGGATTTCGAATAAGTACGGGCGGGGCGTGATCTACAATACTGATGCGGTAGTCCATCACAAACTGTTCGACTATCGTGGGGACTTTCGCTGGTTGGTGTTCCGATCGTTCTGGCAGGGCTACTCGAAGCGGATCATGGATTTGCTGTTACCTGAGGCGAAAGGCGACAAGAGCGAATATCTGCAACAACTCATGTTCGGGTTTGTCCTATTGCGACTGAAATGCCTCGTGGCCGACCCTTCGGTCCCGAAGGTAAAACAACTCGTGACGATCTTCGTGTTTACCGCTGCTGTCGGCTTCGGCTATCTATACGGATTAATTGATGTTGATCGGTCATGGCTGACCGTCGGTCAGGATATTGCTGCCGGTGACCAGAAATCTTGAGTAGGCGTTTCTCAATAACCCTACGGCAATCGAGTCTCTGTAGACATTCTGTCTCTATCGAAGACCATGTTGTCAATTATATCAGTGATATGGGATCTGTTCCACCTGATAGATTTAGGGGTAAGGGCCTTTATCAGTACATTCACGGAGACCATCAAAAACACCTCTGACGAATGGCAGAATCCCAGAGTATCCTCCATTGAGGACACGGTAGCCGATTTGTTTTCCAGTCCATATCGGAAAACAGATCGGAAAGGTCCCCTTACGCTTTTCTCTGAAGCGCTTAGCAAGGAGGAGGGTATTCCTCCCATTATAGTACGAGAAAAGCGGTTGGATTTCGTCACCTGATGTTCCTCCCTGTTCGTGATAGACGGTCGTTCGAGTATCAGTTACTAGTCGGTAGTCTGCGTTGCGGATTCGGATTCCATGATCAACATCCTCGTAGTAGATAAAGTACTGCTCTGGAAGGAGACCGACTTCTTCAAAGACTGATGAGCGAAACAGTGAGCAACAATTAGGGATATATTCGGTTTCGACGAGCCCTGTTGGAAGCTCTGTCGGGATATCGACATGGTCAGCATTGGCAGTTCGCCAATCTACGACCCCCTTCCAAAACCAGATCGTATCGGTGTCAGGGAGTTCACGAATTAACGGAGTCAGAACGCCGATCTCAGGATGTTCGATCATTGTGTTTATGAGCCGAGTTAGAACGTCTGACTCTGGAAACTGCGTATCGTTATTAAGGATCCATACGAACTCTGTGCCTTCATTGAGCGTTTGCCGGATGCCAGGGTTAATACCGCCCGCAAAGCCGCGGTTCTTCTCGTTATATCGAACCTCGACCGAAGGAAATTCAGTGTCGATCCGCTCACTAGATCCGTCCGTCGAACCGTTATCTATGACCAGAATATCTAAATTCGGATATTCCACTGTCTGAAGAGATTTGAGACATATAGCGGTGTCCTCATAATTGTTCCAGTTGAGGACTATTGCGGTGACGCTTGGTGGATTTTCCATGATGACTCACCCATAATGCTGTATGAGGGCTTTATAAACCTTCTCGGAAACAGTCTCCCAGGTATACGTTTCAGCAACGAGTTTGTGCGCGGTTGTACCGAGTCGATCACAACGATGAGGATTGTGAGCAAGTGCTGTGATCGCGTCCGAAAAGTTTTCTATCGGAGTCACAATAGCTTCTCTGCCATCTTCGATGTCAAACCCACGGACGCCAAAGGGTGTTGAAATGACTGGCAGACTTCGTGCAAAGTAGTCTAAAACTTTGATATTCGTACCGGACCCAGATGACATTGGATTGAGAGCAATGTCTGTCGCGTCAAAATAGGGTTCAAGGTCATCGACAAACCCTGCAAACGTTACCCTGTCCTGAGCAGACTGGATGGCGTTACAAACTGACCCGATGACAAGGAAGTGAATATCACCCTCTTGTTGTTCGGCCATCGTAAGAATCGCCTTGACAGCTTTAACGTTAGGTGGGTGATCACTTCCAACAAATGTTGCTACTGTTGTGGTAGCGTCAATCCCATACGATTCTCGAACCTGGTGTGCGGCCGGCGAGTCAGGATCATGTTCTCGAAGTCTCGCCCGGTATGTAGCGTTTGGGGCGATATGGACTGGGCCATCATACCCAAACTGATTCTGGTATCTTTCGGCGTCACGATCAGAAGTACAGATGACTAAATCGGCTGCGTCAAGCGCAGTTTGTTCGAGTCTGATAACTCGGTCATATGCCCGTTTTTTAAGATAGCCACCTTCTCTAAACTCTTCGAACCGTTCTGCTTCTACATTGTGACTCGAGTAAACAATAGGAAGATCAACAAGATCTGAAACGGCGTTGACCTGCCACGGTTCACGCACGAGGACAACATCCGCGTCTGCAGCAAGTGTAGTCAGCGGCTCAGAAGCGAACTTCAGTGCCCGGTCAGAAAACACATTGGGGTATCCCAGAAGCATTGTGAGTTTTGCGATGTCATGGGCTGGATGTATGTGGCGATACTCATCGTAACCCTCTGCGACATGGACGTTACGCTGAAGGTCGAGCTCGCGATACTGCTCAGAAGAGACTCCTTGACAGTAACGGACAACACGACCACCAAATCGAGGAATTTCTTTTACAAGGCCGTGAGCACGATGGGACCCTCCGTCGGTCGGTGGTTGAACGAC
This portion of the Haloterrigena gelatinilytica genome encodes:
- a CDS encoding oligosaccharyl transferase, archaeosortase A system-associated; the encoded protein is MSTDTEHVEEESETSPSLLETWSDWYHIPLIGAVMLFMFWVRTQAYDQFVTEDGSPALAGVDSWYQWRTIEWTAENYPNTMPYEVWTGFPEGNYVGQFGTLFDQLIVTVAMIVGLGDPSPETVYTVALLMIPAMAALVAIPVFYAGRRLGGTLGGIVSVLVLALAKGQFLTRSTVGQLDHHIGEVLFMAISVVTMMVALTVAERDQPIYELVVDRDWDALRTSTIYSVLAGVALTLYIWVWPSAVLLVGIFGVFFAVQLCLDYLRGISPDHVAFVGAVSLGVTTILTLLLMENPGSTSSTSFGLLQPLAAFLVAVGCVFMAWLARQWNDRDIERRYYPVAIGGLIAAALLAMWLLLPSIFDSIVGNATRRMLPFGGTATDLTISEAQPPEDFFDSVFSEFGSAFYTMLAGLAFVVIRPLFGRRIRAEHTLVVVWALFLISMAATQVRFMYYLVLAIAVVNAAFVAEFVRLFDLDLTASLESIRGIETYQVIVLFLVVILLFAPLLPPIAADGTSSWEQAESTGPSGDAMVWEGSNEWLAENTPAPGNWGEHENADQLEYFGTYGAPADGDYDYPDGAYGVMSWWDYGHLITTQGERIPHANPFQQNAPSASSFLTAESEERGELVLDTIAAGENPADKSTEELESLSEGATNEELRYVMIDYEMAAGKFSAITAWSGPNYEHYVTPEGHEDGQPVNINDYQNGTIPYYDTMQSKLYFDDADGLEHYRTVHENADAGTATIVTYANVFVPGAIQGQVAQELQELGYQEGDVIYYQDGEFAAPGEGRPSVAIQQMGFQQIQQVQQNPTQQLLGARSAAAVKTFERVEGATLTGTVDDDADVLGNETTATVEVELETNAGRTFNYTQETEVAEDGSFELTVPYATNDELGVEDGYTNSSVEATGEYEVTVGEPGETGYATETAVPETEVVTGETITVDGFEQTELEDPDESDGNETDGNETDDGNETADGNQTDDSNQTDGNQTDDGADTEDN
- the aglG gene encoding glucosyl-dolichyl phosphate glucuronosyltransferase, which produces MKVSVVICTYAMDRYDVFSECVDSVLSQTYASLEVVILVDGNEPVFERVQNDYGALENVVLHCNDENQGISYSRTRGAEIATGDVVAFIDDDAVAEPDWVAELARVYEETDALAVGGHVAPDWVTEKPDFFPAEFYWLVGCDERGMGEHMEELRNTYGSNISFRREVFLNVGGYDENTGRHGDRHIQAHEAPVCIRISNKYGRGVIYNTDAVVHHKLFDYRGDFRWLVFRSFWQGYSKRIMDLLLPEAKGDKSEYLQQLMFGFVLLRLKCLVADPSVPKVKQLVTIFVFTAAVGFGYLYGLIDVDRSWLTVGQDIAAGDQKS
- a CDS encoding glycosyltransferase family 2 protein; translation: MENPPSVTAIVLNWNNYEDTAICLKSLQTVEYPNLDILVIDNGSTDGSSERIDTEFPSVEVRYNEKNRGFAGGINPGIRQTLNEGTEFVWILNNDTQFPESDVLTRLINTMIEHPEIGVLTPLIRELPDTDTIWFWKGVVDWRTANADHVDIPTELPTGLVETEYIPNCCSLFRSSVFEEVGLLPEQYFIYYEDVDHGIRIRNADYRLVTDTRTTVYHEQGGTSGDEIQPLFSYYNGRNTLLLAKRFREKRKGTFPICFPIWTGKQIGYRVLNGGYSGILPFVRGVFDGLRECTDKGPYP
- a CDS encoding glycosyltransferase family 4 protein, which codes for MNLLQISPYVVQPPTDGGSHRAHGLVKEIPRFGGRVVRYCQGVSSEQYRELDLQRNVHVAEGYDEYRHIHPAHDIAKLTMLLGYPNVFSDRALKFASEPLTTLAADADVVLVREPWQVNAVSDLVDLPIVYSSHNVEAERFEEFREGGYLKKRAYDRVIRLEQTALDAADLVICTSDRDAERYQNQFGYDGPVHIAPNATYRARLREHDPDSPAAHQVRESYGIDATTTVATFVGSDHPPNVKAVKAILTMAEQQEGDIHFLVIGSVCNAIQSAQDRVTFAGFVDDLEPYFDATDIALNPMSSGSGTNIKVLDYFARSLPVISTPFGVRGFDIEDGREAIVTPIENFSDAITALAHNPHRCDRLGTTAHKLVAETYTWETVSEKVYKALIQHYG